One stretch of Candidatus Nitrosotenuis cloacae DNA includes these proteins:
- the secY gene encoding preprotein translocase subunit SecY produces the protein MSESTTTGIIKRIVEKTEPYLVQVPKPKKKLSLPTRLIWCGIALLIYQVMGQTPLFGATAPQFDFLQFARVIFASQQGTLVELGIGPIVTAGLLMQLLKGSEILKFDFTKPDERGVFQTATKLVTYIVIIVESVVYAIAVYGPGIANPTVLYVIIGQLIAASIIIMFLDELIQKGWGLGSGISLFIMAGVAQQILWSLFSPLPAGDGGFIGIMPYAAQSFAQGDVANILFRSNQLPSMFGLGITAGILLILVYTQAIKVEIPIVSTKYRGFSATYPIKLMYVSNIPVILASALTANAVFIGQMMWANFNPRNNNPLFNFLAQFDPQSPSTPMGGIVYYITPPRGLDLAAQDPIRAVAYVLFMISIVVVFGRLWVELGGLSPKSAAKNLLDADVQVPGFRRSNQPVESLLAKYIPSVTIIGSAILGALAGASDVLGVFGSGIGILLMVDILINYYQQLVREQVEVVMPRLGALLGRK, from the coding sequence TTGAGTGAAAGCACAACAACTGGAATTATAAAAAGAATAGTTGAAAAAACAGAACCCTATCTAGTTCAGGTTCCAAAGCCAAAAAAGAAACTATCACTCCCAACCAGACTGATTTGGTGCGGAATTGCACTACTGATTTATCAAGTCATGGGCCAAACTCCTCTTTTTGGAGCAACAGCCCCACAGTTTGATTTCCTACAGTTTGCCAGAGTAATTTTTGCATCCCAACAAGGAACCCTAGTCGAGCTTGGAATCGGACCTATAGTCACTGCAGGACTCTTGATGCAGTTACTCAAAGGCTCTGAGATACTAAAGTTTGACTTTACCAAGCCAGATGAGCGAGGAGTATTCCAAACTGCAACAAAACTTGTTACCTATATTGTAATTATTGTAGAGTCTGTCGTATATGCAATAGCAGTGTATGGACCAGGAATTGCAAACCCAACGGTCTTGTATGTTATCATTGGTCAGCTAATTGCAGCCTCTATTATCATCATGTTCCTAGACGAGCTAATCCAGAAGGGATGGGGTCTTGGTAGTGGAATCAGTCTATTTATCATGGCAGGTGTTGCCCAGCAGATTCTATGGAGCCTCTTTAGTCCATTGCCTGCAGGCGATGGTGGGTTTATTGGAATAATGCCGTATGCTGCACAATCTTTTGCACAGGGCGATGTTGCAAACATTCTGTTTAGGTCTAATCAGCTTCCAAGCATGTTTGGTCTAGGAATTACGGCCGGTATCCTGTTGATTCTAGTTTACACTCAGGCAATCAAAGTCGAGATCCCAATTGTCTCAACAAAGTATAGGGGTTTTTCGGCAACATATCCAATCAAACTCATGTATGTATCCAACATCCCAGTAATTTTGGCATCCGCACTTACCGCAAACGCAGTATTCATCGGACAGATGATGTGGGCCAATTTCAATCCAAGAAACAATAATCCACTGTTTAATTTTCTAGCACAATTTGATCCGCAAAGTCCATCAACACCAATGGGCGGAATTGTCTATTACATCACGCCACCAAGAGGACTGGACCTGGCAGCCCAAGACCCAATACGTGCTGTGGCCTATGTCTTGTTTATGATAAGTATTGTAGTAGTGTTTGGAAGATTGTGGGTCGAGCTTGGAGGATTATCTCCAAAGAGTGCAGCAAAGAACCTCTTGGATGCCGACGTTCAAGTCCCAGGATTTAGAAGATCAAACCAACCCGTCGAATCACTACTGGCCAAATACATCCCATCTGTAACAATAATTGGTTCAGCGATACTTGGCGCTTTGGCAGGTGCATCTGATGTGCTTGGCGTATTTGGAAGTGGTATTGGAATTCTATTGATGGTAGACATTCTGATCAATTACTATCAACAACTAGTTCGAGAACAAGTAGAAGTTGTTATGCCTCGTCTGGGTGCGTTGCTTGGCAGAAAGTAA
- a CDS encoding 30S ribosomal protein S5, translating into MSGTVQTKPGQERQGGPGRFGRPERSGRPNRGPRKEEEVVWVPRTELGKKVAAGLITNMDEIYSNGLRIQEAGIIKKLLPDLKSEVIDVGMVQKMTPNGQQTKFKALVAAGNGNGWLGIGQGKSKQMRVAIEKATTNAFLNVSPIKLGCGSWECRCDQAHSVPFKVRGKGGSVVVEIVPAPRGLGLVAGGKIRNLLKLAGLKDAWTTAKGSTATMNSTSKAILECLRQTFSQG; encoded by the coding sequence ATGAGTGGAACCGTTCAAACTAAACCAGGCCAAGAAAGACAAGGCGGCCCAGGAAGATTTGGAAGACCTGAAAGATCGGGACGACCAAACCGTGGCCCAAGAAAGGAAGAGGAGGTAGTCTGGGTTCCAAGAACCGAGCTTGGCAAAAAAGTGGCAGCAGGTCTTATCACTAACATGGATGAGATTTATTCAAACGGATTAAGAATTCAAGAGGCGGGAATTATCAAAAAATTATTGCCGGATCTAAAAAGCGAAGTAATCGATGTTGGCATGGTTCAGAAAATGACACCAAACGGCCAGCAAACTAAATTCAAGGCCCTAGTAGCTGCAGGAAACGGAAACGGCTGGCTAGGAATAGGACAAGGAAAATCAAAACAAATGAGAGTTGCAATCGAAAAGGCAACAACTAATGCTTTTCTTAACGTAAGCCCAATCAAACTAGGCTGTGGAAGTTGGGAGTGCAGATGCGACCAAGCCCACTCTGTACCATTCAAGGTCAGGGGCAAAGGTGGAAGTGTAGTCGTGGAGATAGTTCCAGCACCAAGAGGACTGGGACTAGTGGCTGGTGGAAAAATCAGAAACCTGCTCAAACTAGCCGGACTCAAGGACGCATGGACTACTGCAAAAGGCTCTACTGCAACAATGAACTCTACATCAAAGGCAATTCTAGAGTGTCTAAGACAGACATTTAGTCAAGGTTGA
- a CDS encoding adenylate kinase, with protein MAESKKVIIVGIAGAGKTTLVTKIVEILKSKNKSVSVHSFGTVMFEEAKKLGIENRDELRKLAVEEQKHLQAMAAKKIAGFSDDLVIIDTHAFISTKEGFYPGLPYPVLDLLKPANFIAVSARPEEIYNRRMKDNTRTRDIISIDQIKKELAVQEAMLSSCVVLTGSPMKSILNTEGKVEEAALEVINAIGL; from the coding sequence TTGGCAGAAAGTAAAAAAGTAATAATTGTGGGCATTGCAGGTGCTGGCAAAACAACACTAGTTACAAAAATAGTAGAGATCCTAAAAAGCAAAAACAAGAGCGTCAGTGTTCACAGCTTTGGCACAGTAATGTTTGAGGAGGCAAAAAAACTAGGAATTGAAAACCGAGACGAGCTCAGAAAGCTGGCAGTAGAGGAGCAAAAGCACCTCCAAGCAATGGCTGCCAAAAAAATTGCGGGCTTTTCAGACGATTTGGTAATTATTGATACACACGCATTCATCTCAACAAAGGAAGGCTTCTATCCAGGATTGCCATATCCTGTGTTGGACTTGCTCAAACCTGCAAACTTTATTGCAGTCTCTGCAAGGCCTGAGGAGATATACAACCGCAGAATGAAGGATAATACCAGAACTCGTGACATCATATCAATTGATCAAATAAAAAAAGAACTCGCAGTCCAGGAGGCAATGCTGTCTAGCTGTGTCGTATTGACTGGCTCTCCGATGAAATCAATTCTAAACACCGAAGGAAAGGTTGAAGAAGCTGCCCTTGAGGTAATAAACGCAATAGGTCTTTAA
- a CDS encoding cupin domain-containing protein: MIQKSGKIIKPKTNWIFPYKNEHPTDQLKIKLLFNEKIKGDRIVGLKARIESGKIHQLHIHENEYVLVYSLSGNCLVTIGKTTKTILPHTMMFIPPRVPHRFYNKFSVPWEGIAFAIGTRSKINNVWLED; encoded by the coding sequence ATGATACAAAAATCTGGAAAAATTATCAAACCAAAAACAAATTGGATTTTTCCATACAAAAATGAACATCCAACAGACCAGCTCAAAATCAAACTCTTGTTTAATGAAAAGATCAAAGGGGACAGAATTGTTGGTCTAAAAGCAAGAATTGAATCAGGCAAAATACATCAACTACACATACATGAAAACGAATATGTCTTGGTTTATTCGCTGAGTGGCAATTGTCTTGTTACCATAGGCAAAACAACAAAGACAATTCTTCCGCACACCATGATGTTCATTCCGCCCAGAGTTCCGCACCGCTTTTACAACAAATTCTCTGTTCCATGGGAAGGAATTGCATTTGCAATAGGAACTAGATCAAAAATAAACAACGTATGGTTAGAAGACTGA
- a CDS encoding uL15 family ribosomal protein, which translates to MATRLRKTRKFRGSRTHGWGQIGQHRASGHKGGLGQSGLHKHLFSTLLKENPDHFGHDSTHPPHPIITKKWTSVRDLDDIFAKHGKQEGAKKLIDLASLGYDKLLGGGQTKNAYSVKVERYTESAAEKIKKAGGEVLTVE; encoded by the coding sequence ATGGCAACTCGACTAAGAAAGACCAGAAAGTTCCGAGGTTCTAGAACCCACGGTTGGGGACAGATTGGCCAACACAGAGCAAGCGGCCACAAAGGAGGACTTGGACAGTCTGGTCTGCACAAGCACCTATTCAGCACATTGCTCAAAGAAAATCCTGATCATTTCGGTCATGATTCTACTCATCCACCTCACCCGATCATCACCAAAAAGTGGACCAGTGTAAGAGACCTAGACGACATTTTCGCAAAACACGGCAAGCAAGAAGGAGCAAAGAAGCTCATCGATCTTGCAAGCCTTGGATACGATAAACTTCTTGGCGGTGGGCAAACAAAGAATGCCTACTCTGTTAAAGTCGAGCGATACACTGAATCCGCAGCAGAAAAGATCAAAAAGGCCGGGGGCGAGGTGTTGACTGTTGAGTGA
- the ftsY gene encoding signal recognition particle-docking protein FtsY, which translates to MFEKLRNAFSSVAKSLGEKELKESDVDDVLFQLEIALMESDVATEVIDSIKSDLKKNLIGTAVEKKEIEKFVKDNLIGTISGLFDIAGNVDIFAKINSKKTTNEPCIILFVGINGTGKTTTLAKLAYLLKQNKFSVVVAAADTFRAGAIEQLTEHANRLNIKTVAQNYGADPAAVARDAVLYAKSHKIDCVLIDTAGRMQTSKNLMDQIEKITKVVNPDLKIFVGDSLAGNDTVNQAREFFQHTTFDGAILTKSDADARGGAALSIVKITAKPVLYVGMGQEYADLRPFDKKLFLETVFGEGFTIATPEPKPEPKPEPKPEPKPEPKPEPKPEPKPEPKPEPKPEPKPEPKKKKNEDPFEGINDADISKYADLYDVPPPENDDEAFAMADKIRKWVASGRPKPGQEPKAEKIEEPEDESEEEQDKLKEDKEEKPKKKGLFGWLKK; encoded by the coding sequence ATGTTTGAGAAACTACGCAATGCATTTTCATCTGTTGCTAAATCCCTAGGAGAGAAGGAGCTAAAGGAAAGCGACGTTGATGATGTTTTATTTCAGCTAGAAATCGCACTCATGGAATCTGATGTAGCAACCGAGGTAATCGATTCTATCAAATCCGATTTGAAAAAGAATCTAATTGGAACCGCAGTTGAGAAAAAAGAAATCGAAAAATTTGTCAAAGATAATCTAATTGGAACAATTTCCGGCCTGTTTGATATTGCAGGAAATGTGGATATTTTTGCCAAGATTAATTCCAAAAAGACAACAAATGAGCCGTGCATAATACTATTTGTTGGAATCAATGGTACTGGGAAAACCACCACCCTTGCCAAGCTAGCATACCTCTTAAAACAAAACAAATTTTCAGTCGTAGTTGCAGCTGCCGATACATTCCGAGCCGGTGCAATTGAACAGCTAACCGAACATGCAAACAGACTCAACATCAAGACTGTAGCGCAGAACTATGGTGCAGATCCAGCAGCTGTTGCACGTGATGCAGTATTGTATGCAAAATCTCACAAAATTGACTGTGTGTTAATTGACACTGCTGGAAGAATGCAGACAAGCAAAAATCTCATGGATCAAATTGAAAAAATAACCAAAGTTGTAAACCCTGATCTAAAAATCTTTGTTGGCGATTCACTTGCAGGAAATGACACCGTAAATCAAGCGCGTGAGTTTTTCCAGCACACTACATTTGATGGTGCAATACTGACAAAAAGCGATGCCGATGCACGAGGTGGTGCAGCATTATCTATTGTAAAAATAACTGCAAAGCCAGTTTTGTATGTTGGAATGGGTCAAGAATATGCAGATCTGAGGCCATTTGATAAGAAACTTTTCCTAGAGACCGTATTTGGGGAAGGCTTTACAATTGCTACACCAGAACCAAAACCAGAACCAAAACCAGAACCAAAACCAGAACCAAAACCAGAACCAAAACCAGAACCAAAACCAGAACCAAAACCAGAACCAAAACCAGAACCAAAACCAGAACCAAAACCAGAACCAAAGAAAAAGAAGAATGAGGATCCATTCGAAGGAATCAACGATGCAGATATCTCAAAATATGCTGACTTGTATGATGTTCCACCCCCAGAAAACGATGATGAGGCATTTGCAATGGCAGACAAGATCCGAAAGTGGGTTGCAAGTGGTCGTCCAAAACCGGGACAGGAACCAAAGGCCGAAAAAATAGAAGAACCAGAAGATGAATCAGAGGAGGAGCAAGACAAACTTAAAGAAGATAAGGAAGAAAAGCCAAAGAAGAAAGGACTTTTCGGTTGGTTAAAGAAATGA
- a CDS encoding 50S ribosomal protein L30 translates to MAKAYLVVRMSGQINVPYWAKTTLQLLKLDKKFRATIIPAKENTLGMLDRIKHYISWQEVSADIAKELFSKKGRKEGYKKISNDDLTKLGFKSIDELASSISEGKLSMNKLKPIKPWFALAPPKRGFKRSTRKTYGEGGILGKNKDLIELVRKMI, encoded by the coding sequence ATGGCAAAAGCATATCTTGTTGTAAGAATGAGCGGACAAATCAACGTCCCATACTGGGCAAAGACAACCCTTCAACTATTAAAACTGGATAAGAAATTCCGAGCTACCATAATTCCTGCCAAAGAAAACACGCTTGGCATGCTGGACAGAATAAAACACTACATCTCTTGGCAAGAGGTCAGTGCAGACATTGCAAAGGAGCTCTTTAGCAAAAAAGGAAGAAAGGAAGGCTACAAGAAAATCTCAAATGATGATCTCACCAAACTAGGCTTCAAGTCCATTGATGAGCTAGCATCATCAATTTCTGAAGGCAAACTGTCTATGAATAAACTAAAACCAATCAAACCTTGGTTCGCACTTGCTCCACCAAAGCGCGGCTTTAAGCGAAGCACACGCAAGACATACGGCGAAGGCGGAATCTTGGGCAAAAACAAAGACCTCATCGAGCTTGTCAGGAAAATGATCTAA
- a CDS encoding RNA-guided pseudouridylation complex pseudouridine synthase subunit Cbf5 has protein sequence MSLPQLQNLLEVDQDITNDAYGVYYDQRSVKDLLNYGLILLDKPPGPTSHETVAWAKRILKLPKIGHSGTLDPQVSGVLPLGLGEATKALGVLLMGPKEYYGLGRLHSLPNKEKLDAILKLFIGEIYQKPPQRSAVLRQTRTRTIYELDVVEQKERLLLLRVLCEAGTYIRKLYYDIGELLGPGATMIELRRSRVHQFHESELVTLHEVAEAFATWEEKNDDSKLKKIIIPIERALSEIKSVIIRDSAVDALCHGAQLAIPGILQLSHNITKGDLVGVYTQKGEVVALAEALLTTEQIKDATKGYAFQTRRIIMAPNTYPKNWRSKSKPSE, from the coding sequence CTGAGCCTACCGCAACTCCAAAACCTACTCGAAGTGGACCAAGACATCACAAACGATGCATATGGAGTGTATTATGATCAAAGATCAGTCAAGGACTTGCTCAATTATGGTTTGATTCTTTTGGACAAGCCGCCAGGACCCACAAGCCATGAAACCGTTGCATGGGCAAAGCGAATCCTAAAACTGCCAAAGATTGGCCACAGTGGAACACTTGATCCTCAGGTCTCTGGTGTATTGCCGCTTGGGTTGGGTGAGGCAACAAAGGCATTGGGAGTATTGCTTATGGGCCCAAAGGAATACTATGGTTTGGGCAGATTGCATTCTTTGCCAAACAAAGAAAAACTAGATGCGATTCTGAAATTATTCATCGGTGAGATTTATCAAAAACCACCACAACGTTCCGCAGTTCTGAGACAGACAAGAACTCGAACCATTTACGAGCTGGATGTGGTGGAACAAAAAGAGCGACTATTGTTATTGCGGGTGTTATGCGAGGCAGGAACCTATATCCGAAAACTCTACTATGACATTGGAGAACTATTAGGGCCTGGAGCCACAATGATTGAGCTTAGACGTTCACGTGTCCATCAATTCCATGAGAGCGAGCTTGTTACACTACACGAAGTGGCAGAGGCATTTGCAACATGGGAGGAAAAAAATGACGATTCCAAACTAAAAAAGATAATCATCCCAATAGAAAGGGCTCTATCCGAAATAAAATCAGTCATAATTCGTGACTCCGCAGTGGATGCACTGTGTCATGGCGCACAGCTTGCAATTCCAGGCATCCTACAATTATCCCACAATATCACAAAGGGTGATCTTGTTGGGGTCTATACTCAAAAGGGTGAGGTAGTGGCACTTGCGGAGGCACTTCTTACCACCGAGCAAATCAAGGATGCCACCAAAGGATATGCGTTTCAGACAAGAAGAATAATCATGGCACCAAACACCTATCCAAAGAACTGGCGATCCAAATCCAAACCATCAGAATGA
- a CDS encoding 50S ribosomal protein L18: protein MAYSVILRRLREEKTNYKKRKLMLMGRADFITVQTSNENVLVQIHKPEFTGDKVVASAHSRFLIAKGWKGSRKNVPAAYLTGYLAGKKALSSGTKEAILYSGTRKYTQRMAAALKGVIDAGLEIPASEETFPDATRINGDHLKIKNDIAKIKSAIDSEVK, encoded by the coding sequence ATGGCTTATTCAGTTATACTACGACGTTTACGTGAGGAAAAGACCAACTATAAGAAGCGAAAGCTAATGCTTATGGGCAGAGCGGATTTTATCACAGTCCAAACCTCAAATGAAAATGTTCTTGTACAGATTCACAAACCAGAATTTACTGGAGATAAGGTAGTTGCATCGGCGCACTCTAGATTTCTAATTGCAAAAGGCTGGAAAGGCTCTAGGAAAAATGTCCCAGCGGCGTATCTTACTGGCTATTTGGCCGGCAAAAAGGCACTCTCCTCTGGAACAAAGGAGGCAATTTTGTATAGTGGCACTAGAAAATACACCCAAAGAATGGCAGCTGCACTAAAAGGAGTAATTGATGCAGGTCTCGAAATTCCAGCAAGCGAGGAGACCTTCCCAGACGCAACCAGAATTAATGGCGATCATCTCAAAATAAAAAACGATATTGCAAAGATAAAATCAGCCATAGACAGCGAGGTAAAGTAG
- a CDS encoding EMC3/TMCO1 family protein, whose protein sequence is MEPIIILHFLESIFLQGDLFGMHQGPLGSADPIVKGIIPSMFGILGFSLLLNLFNAVVRRKLVDQEKLQRIMKETRAWQKERMSAFRSKDAAKQADLNKKSAYMSRLNQEMMQMNMRPMMITFVPLILIFYFVLPPLFAYTVAISPVSLNILPGDFFSITCPAAKVDGKICHNEHEVYFWGWYFLGSIAFSGIIMKLTKTSMDLT, encoded by the coding sequence ATGGAACCAATCATAATACTGCACTTTTTGGAATCAATCTTTTTGCAAGGAGATCTGTTTGGTATGCATCAAGGCCCACTTGGAAGCGCAGATCCAATAGTGAAAGGAATCATTCCATCCATGTTTGGAATCTTGGGTTTCTCATTATTGCTGAATCTCTTCAATGCCGTGGTACGACGAAAGCTGGTAGACCAAGAAAAGCTTCAGAGAATAATGAAGGAAACAAGAGCTTGGCAAAAGGAGAGAATGTCTGCATTTAGATCAAAAGATGCCGCAAAACAAGCAGATCTGAACAAAAAGTCAGCGTACATGAGCAGACTAAACCAAGAGATGATGCAGATGAACATGCGACCAATGATGATAACATTTGTCCCGCTGATTTTGATCTTTTATTTCGTATTGCCTCCACTGTTTGCATACACTGTGGCCATCTCACCAGTCTCGCTAAACATACTTCCAGGAGACTTTTTCTCAATTACCTGTCCTGCTGCTAAGGTCGATGGAAAGATTTGTCATAACGAACATGAAGTCTATTTCTGGGGTTGGTACTTTCTTGGCTCAATTGCATTTAGTGGAATAATAATGAAGCTGACCAAGACATCGATGGATCTCACCTAG
- the pfdA gene encoding prefoldin subunit alpha, with amino-acid sequence MSEEQAQQFLYQMQMLESFAASLDQKEGAIVSYLRDAMASIDSIKNISQGQEIESLVPLGLGTYTKANISSNSKVLVEIGAGIVVEKDHASAINHLESRIKDLQVALNETSSQKHETMMRLEQLKEEMNHLMQSATPKQ; translated from the coding sequence ATGAGTGAAGAGCAGGCCCAGCAATTTCTCTATCAGATGCAAATGCTAGAATCATTTGCAGCAAGCCTTGATCAAAAGGAAGGTGCCATTGTTAGCTATTTGCGAGATGCGATGGCGTCTATTGATTCTATCAAGAACATATCACAAGGCCAAGAAATAGAGTCACTTGTACCATTAGGACTAGGCACATACACCAAGGCAAACATTTCATCAAATTCCAAGGTTTTGGTAGAAATTGGTGCAGGAATCGTAGTGGAAAAAGACCACGCCTCCGCAATAAATCACCTAGAATCCAGAATCAAGGATCTTCAGGTTGCACTCAATGAGACCTCATCACAAAAACACGAGACAATGATGCGACTAGAACAGCTAAAAGAAGAAATGAATCATCTAATGCAGTCTGCAACCCCAAAACAATAA
- a CDS encoding superoxide dismutase, whose translation MGKYTLPEVPYAYDALEPHVDAKTMEIHHSKHHQAYTNGLNDNWEKLPSDMQSKDLLDVLASISSVPEAVRGAINFHGGGYDNHRLFWNNMKPNGGGQPGGALADAINKTFGDFNAFKEQFSTKTTAIQGSGWGWLVFNPKSNNVEYKSMPNQTSPRTEGLVPLLGLDVWEHAYYLKYQNKRVDYVTAWWNVVNWDEVDKRYSKSK comes from the coding sequence ATGGGAAAATACACACTTCCTGAAGTACCATATGCTTATGACGCATTAGAGCCACATGTTGATGCAAAAACAATGGAAATCCACCATTCAAAACATCATCAAGCATACACAAATGGCCTAAACGACAACTGGGAAAAACTTCCATCAGACATGCAAAGCAAAGACTTGCTCGATGTTCTTGCAAGTATATCTTCAGTTCCAGAAGCGGTACGTGGAGCAATCAACTTCCACGGAGGCGGCTATGACAATCACAGATTGTTCTGGAATAACATGAAGCCAAACGGAGGAGGACAACCAGGTGGCGCATTAGCTGATGCAATCAATAAGACATTTGGCGATTTCAACGCATTCAAAGAACAGTTTTCCACAAAAACCACGGCAATCCAAGGAAGCGGATGGGGTTGGCTAGTGTTCAACCCAAAATCAAACAATGTTGAATACAAATCAATGCCAAACCAAACAAGTCCAAGAACAGAAGGACTAGTACCGTTGCTAGGTCTTGATGTTTGGGAGCATGCATACTATCTCAAATACCAAAACAAAAGGGTAGACTATGTGACTGCATGGTGGAATGTAGTAAACTGGGATGAAGTAGACAAGCGCTACTCTAAATCAAAATAA
- a CDS encoding AAA family ATPase, with product MQKSIIISGPPAIGKTTVSKGLASAFGMKSLSGGDVLKELAQEQGFETKGDDWWDTKEGMAFLSQRKDNYEFDKKVDEKLKEIFLKGNVVITSYTLPWLVQGGIKIWLGGSRQNSAKRMQTRDNMEISDALEIVKKRYEENKALYKKLYGFDFGDDLSTFDIIINTDGLDAKSVLDAAIQKVRELI from the coding sequence TTGCAAAAATCAATAATTATCTCAGGACCTCCTGCTATTGGCAAGACTACTGTATCAAAGGGACTGGCGTCAGCATTTGGTATGAAGAGTCTCAGTGGCGGCGATGTGCTAAAAGAGCTGGCACAAGAACAAGGCTTTGAGACAAAAGGAGACGACTGGTGGGACACAAAGGAGGGCATGGCTTTTCTTAGTCAACGAAAAGACAACTATGAATTTGACAAAAAGGTAGATGAAAAACTAAAAGAGATCTTTCTCAAAGGAAATGTAGTCATTACAAGCTATACATTACCTTGGCTTGTCCAAGGTGGAATCAAGATCTGGCTTGGCGGAAGCAGGCAAAACAGCGCAAAAAGAATGCAAACCAGAGACAACATGGAGATTTCCGATGCACTAGAAATAGTCAAAAAACGATACGAGGAAAACAAGGCACTATACAAAAAGCTCTATGGATTTGATTTTGGCGATGATTTATCCACATTTGATATTATAATCAACACCGACGGATTAGATGCCAAATCTGTGCTGGATGCTGCAATTCAAAAGGTAAGGGAACTGATCTGA
- the argF gene encoding ornithine carbamoyltransferase: protein MIKTKDILTLDELDKKEIIQTIDLAIKLKKDLKKGISKPLLKNKTLAMIFQKPSTRTRISFETGMFQLGGHAINLSSQDLQISRGETIEDTAKTLSRYVDVVMARVYDHSTVEMLAENATIPVINGLSNSYHPCQILADLMTIKEKKGKLDGLHLAWIGDGNNVCNSMMIGCSKVGISMSIATPKEFGPNQSLVKDCKKLVDIDLSQDPQKAAKNADVIVTDTFVSIHDDPKRIKKFLPKYQVNTALMSKAKKSCIFMHCLPAKRDQEVTSSVIDGPQSVVWDEAENRLHSQKALLASLDI from the coding sequence ATGATCAAAACTAAAGATATTCTAACACTGGATGAGCTTGACAAAAAAGAGATCATACAAACAATAGACTTGGCAATCAAGCTAAAAAAAGATCTCAAAAAAGGAATCTCAAAACCGCTGCTCAAAAACAAAACACTTGCAATGATATTTCAAAAGCCCTCGACTCGAACCCGAATCAGCTTTGAGACTGGAATGTTCCAGCTTGGGGGGCACGCAATTAACTTATCGTCGCAAGACCTGCAGATATCTCGCGGAGAAACCATAGAAGACACTGCAAAAACACTCTCACGATATGTAGATGTTGTAATGGCACGAGTCTATGATCATTCCACAGTCGAGATGCTGGCAGAAAACGCCACCATCCCGGTGATTAATGGTCTGTCCAACTCATACCATCCATGCCAAATTTTGGCGGATCTCATGACAATAAAAGAAAAGAAAGGAAAACTAGACGGATTGCACCTTGCCTGGATTGGCGATGGAAACAATGTGTGCAATTCAATGATGATTGGTTGCTCAAAGGTCGGCATATCAATGTCGATTGCAACCCCAAAAGAGTTTGGGCCAAACCAATCTCTAGTCAAAGACTGCAAAAAGCTAGTCGACATCGATCTAAGTCAGGATCCACAAAAAGCAGCCAAGAATGCCGACGTCATAGTTACCGATACCTTTGTTTCAATCCACGATGACCCAAAACGAATCAAAAAATTCCTTCCAAAGTATCAGGTCAATACAGCTTTGATGTCAAAAGCAAAAAAATCCTGCATCTTTATGCACTGTCTTCCAGCAAAGAGAGATCAAGAGGTAACATCATCTGTAATTGATGGCCCACAGTCTGTAGTGTGGGATGAGGCGGAGAATCGTCTGCATTCTCAAAAGGCATTGCTTGCGTCGCTAGACATCTAA